In Candidatus Thermoplasmatota archaeon, the sequence GTCAGAGACAAACCGAAACATGGGCGATACAGAAAACAGACATACCGCAAGAAACAACAAAACCCTGAACAGTGGAACACTAGATACAAACAGATGAGAAACTGCATTGAATCCAAAAACGCCAGTGTGAAACACCGGTTCGGTGATTATATACCTGGGAAGAACATCCACAACCGACGAAGATACTTCCTCATCAGAGTTTTTACAGAAAACCTACTTACTATGCAAAAATCAGATAAAATTATCTTTTTGATTTTTATCAGAGTTGAGGATTTCTACAACCCCGTTAGCGCATAAAGTATTTATATAAGAATTGTGATAGCGGGTAAGCCGTTTCAATATTTAACTCACATTTAGAGTATAATATAAAAAAATAATACTGTAGAAAGAAAAGATATGAATGTTGTCCTGAGTAATGGCCTTTATAGGGCCTGTAGCTCAGCTAGGTAGAGCATCTGGCTTTTAACCAGGTGGCCAAGGGTTCGAATCCCTTCAGGCCCGCCTAAATCCCATGAGGAACTAGGAGGAAAAAAATTATAATGACTACCGAACAAAAACAAACTTTTGACATTATGGGACATAAACTGGTTCCTCCACATATGATTATTTCTGATAAGGAACGGGATGAAATTTTAAAAAAATATAATATAACACCGGATCAGTTACCAAGGATTTTAAACACAGATCCTGTGGCTGTTTCTATAGGGGCAAAACCGGGACAGATTGTTAAGATTATTAGAAGAAGCCAGACTGCAAAGGAAGCAGTTGCATATAGGCTTGTGGTAGAAAGTAATGAATGATGGGTGTAGAAGATGAGGGAGCTTGTTGATGCTTTTTATAGAGAGCGAAGTATAGTAAATCATCAGATCGCGTCTTATAATGATTTTTTGGAGAAGCGACTTCAGAGGATTGTTGACAGTACAATAATAGGCCAAGAAGAGGAAATGGAACAAGGTTTCATCTACCCTGAGATACAGAATTTTAAGATAAAATTTGGTAAAATAACAGTTGGTAGACCTGAGGTTAAGGAAGCAGATGGAACAGTTAGAGATCTGACTCCTATGGAGGCACGCCTGCGTGATTTAAACTATGAAGCACCTATAATGCTAGAGTTCATACCTGTAAAAGAAGGTATTGAATACGAGCCAGAGGAAGTAAGAATCGGTGAGCTACCTATAATGCTTAAATCAAAGGCTTGTAACCTAGCTAAACATGTTATAGAGGAACGCAAGGGTCATGAGTTAACAGATGAAGAATACAAAATAGAATTACAAAACATGCAGGAGGACCCACTGGATCCAGGTGGGTATTTTATCAGCAATGGTACAGAACGTGTCCTTATTACTGTGGAGGATCTTGCTCCAAACCGTGTACTTGTCGAAAAAAGCAGTAGATATGGTACAGATGTAGAGGTAGCCAAGGTTTTCTCGCAGAAAGAGGGTTACCGTGCTCTTACTACTGTTGAGAAGAGAAAAGATGGTATGCTGATGGTTTCTCTGCCTACTACTTATGGTCAGATACCACTTATGATACTTCTTAGAGCTCTTGGTATGGAGAATGATGAGGAAATCGTTGATGTTATTAGTGTAGACCCCAAGATGACTCCTTATGTTCTTGCTAACATTGAGGAGTGTGCAAACGAGTATGGTATCACAACAAAGGATGAGGCTATTGCTTATCTTGGTAAAAGATTTGCTGGTGGACAAGCAAAGGAATACCGTATTAAAAGAGTAGAGACTCTGATGGATAGAAACCTTCTCCCACACCTGGG encodes:
- a CDS encoding DNA-directed RNA polymerase subunit H gives rise to the protein MTTEQKQTFDIMGHKLVPPHMIISDKERDEILKKYNITPDQLPRILNTDPVAVSIGAKPGQIVKIIRRSQTAKEAVAYRLVVESNE